The genomic interval TTTGTTACGCTTATGAAATTGAAGGCAGGGAGTATGATTATCTTCCAGCACTTCCGGAGCTTCAAGCCAAAGCAAAGGCTAAATATATAGAGATGAAAGGTTGGAAGAGTGAAACCACTGCAAATGTTAGAAATTTAGAAAATCTTCCCAAAAATGCTATCACTTATATTAAAAAATTGGAAGAGTTAATAGGGGTTAAAATTTCAGCAATCTCAACCTCTCCAGAAAGAGAAGATACTATTTTATTGGAAAAAATATTTTGATTAGAGTTTATCACTTACAACTAAATAACCTCTTTTGTTTCCCTCTCTAGCTTCGGTGTTCATTGCGTGATATAATTGATCAACTGAAACCCAATACCAAGGGTGTTTGTGAGATGCGGTATCTAGCACTAAAACGCTCCAAGTTGGCTCGTGGAAAGCTGCAATCGTTGAAAAGTGACCTGCTTGATGAAGCCCAATTATCTCACCATAAAAATTTGCAATAATGAATTTTTTATCAGACGAAAGAGCATCTTTTAAGTGGGAAATAAAATCCGCAACGCCATTATTTACATCATTATGAGCATAAAAAATATCAACCGAGCATTTATATATCTCAAGAATTCTTTTCATCTGCATTAGGCTTAAACCCGGATTGAACTCATCAAAATCAACATAGGCAACTTCATCTTTAATTTTAGGAAGAATTTTTTCACGATGCTTTACCAAATCAGTTTCATCATCTAGTAAAGAATTTTGCGTATAAATATTGAATGAAAACTCTCTAATTTCACCAGTGTTTCTATCAAAAAGTTTGAATATTCGCTCGTTGCTATCTGGTACAATTCCTTTATCAAGCCTTAGTGCATTTAGAACATTTACCATTGAGGCAACACTACCATAAAAAGGGTTTGCCATACTTTGAAATGTATGTGCAAGATGAAAAAAGGAATTATTATAATCAGATTCTAGCAACATTCTTTTGCCTTTTTCTGAATTCCAAGGTGTTACCACAACTAAATTCTTTGCGAATTTTCCTTCTAAAAAACTGGCGTATTGGGTGTTCTCCTTTATTGCCTTTTCTATAATTTCAGGATTTTTAGATTTGAAATTTTCAGATATTTTCTGCCAAATAGACATAAATTAAGGTGTTAGTTGTTGGTTTTTTAGAGGTTAGTTGTTGGTTTTTAGCTTTATTCCGCCGCTAAAGACCAAATACTAACAGCTAAACACCACTTGTATTAAAATTCAAATTTGTTGCGAATTGCATAAAAGCTAATATAGCAGCTAAATTATGAATGTTATCAAACCAAACTGGAATATATTTCGGCGGATTAACAAGCCCTTGCGACATTAAATAATTCATATCTTCAACATCGGAAATTGTCATTTTTCCAGAAAATAAAACCTTCAAATTGTTTAATTTATTTTCTTCCATAGAATTCATAAAAAAGCTAAAAACCTCAAGCATTCCTTTTATATAAACACCATCTTTGAAAAAAACTATTCCTCCCTTGGGTTTGCCACCTCTAAAAATTCTCATCGCAGACATGTAGGCTTCTTCGTTTGTATCCCCATTCTCTATAAAAAATTTGAAAATATCAAGAAAATCCGCACCATTAATAGCTTTATCAAGTGCAATTATTCTCTGTGCGATTCTTTTTAATCTATTTAGGTGTATTGAGCCAGTTATAAGCTCTGAAAACTGAGCAAGGCCTTCCTGTGTGGCGGTAATCCTAGGCGAAGTGAACTCCATTGCATACATATATTTCTGATTGATGCCATTTATGGAACACAAAGCGTGCGTGAAAACTTCATGGTTGAGAAGTTGCTTTGCCTCATATTTTTTGAAAATAGTATTGGCTCTAACTCTAACCTTTCTTGAGGTAACGGAAGCTCTTGAAGCCATTTTAGTATCAATTTCAACTTTGATATCGCCCCTTTCAAACACTCTATTAATATTATTTTCTAGATATTCCTTTAGTTGTTCTGAAGTTATTTCATTTTCATCATTTTCAATTACTGCTTCACTTTTGAATTTACTTTCAACATTAAGGAAAAATTTTGCGGCCTCAACGCTTGTTAAGTTATAATTAGGTAATTTGTCATATGGGCTGCCATATAAAACTTGTGATATTTCATTTACAATTTTTGTGCCAACGCCTTGCATCATAGCTATTGCATAAATATAGCTCTCAGTATTGCTTTTCAGAAAATTCGCTTCTATGGAAGTTTCACCAGCTAAACCATTTAATATATATTTCAGCTTTTCTTTCTTATCTGAGTATTCAATTTTTGGATATTCAAATTCAGGCAATATAGGGTTGCCCTTCTCGTAAGATTCAAGAAATACCGCCTTTGCATCATCTGGCCAATTTAATGTGCCAAGCACAGAAATGCTTCTGGCAAAACTCCTATATAAATCATTGTATTCTATTAATTTTTCTAACTTCATGATAGGGTGTTAGGTTCTATGTTCTAGGTTCTAGGAGTTTTATACTTAATAGTCTATAAATATTCATTAAAAAAATTTATAATAATAGTTGACATAGGGATTACGCAATATATATTCCGCACCTATTTTATATCTAAAATTATTTTCAAAATTCAAAGGAAATCTATTTATGGCAAGGATTGCGGGCGTTAATTTACCAACAAACAAAAGGTTAGAAATTTCATTGCGTTATTTATTTGGCGTTGGGCCAACTCGTGCAACTGAA from Rickettsiales bacterium carries:
- a CDS encoding phytochelatin synthase family protein, which produces MSIWQKISENFKSKNPEIIEKAIKENTQYASFLEGKFAKNLVVVTPWNSEKGKRMLLESDYNNSFFHLAHTFQSMANPFYGSVASMVNVLNALRLDKGIVPDSNERIFKLFDRNTGEIREFSFNIYTQNSLLDDETDLVKHREKILPKIKDEVAYVDFDEFNPGLSLMQMKRILEIYKCSVDIFYAHNDVNNGVADFISHLKDALSSDKKFIIANFYGEIIGLHQAGHFSTIAAFHEPTWSVLVLDTASHKHPWYWVSVDQLYHAMNTEAREGNKRGYLVVSDKL
- a CDS encoding adenylosuccinate synthetase, coding for CYAYEIEGREYDYLPALPELQAKAKAKYIEMKGWKSETTANVRNLENLPKNAITYIKKLEELIGVKISAISTSPEREDTILLEKIF
- a CDS encoding DUF1704 domain-containing protein; the protein is MKLEKLIEYNDLYRSFARSISVLGTLNWPDDAKAVFLESYEKGNPILPEFEYPKIEYSDKKEKLKYILNGLAGETSIEANFLKSNTESYIYAIAMMQGVGTKIVNEISQVLYGSPYDKLPNYNLTSVEAAKFFLNVESKFKSEAVIENDENEITSEQLKEYLENNINRVFERGDIKVEIDTKMASRASVTSRKVRVRANTIFKKYEAKQLLNHEVFTHALCSINGINQKYMYAMEFTSPRITATQEGLAQFSELITGSIHLNRLKRIAQRIIALDKAINGADFLDIFKFFIENGDTNEEAYMSAMRIFRGGKPKGGIVFFKDGVYIKGMLEVFSFFMNSMEENKLNNLKVLFSGKMTISDVEDMNYLMSQGLVNPPKYIPVWFDNIHNLAAILAFMQFATNLNFNTSGV